One segment of Danio aesculapii chromosome 3, fDanAes4.1, whole genome shotgun sequence DNA contains the following:
- the snrnp70 gene encoding U1 small nuclear ribonucleoprotein 70 kDa: MTQFLPPNLLALFAPRDPIPFLPQLGKLPHEKHHNQPYCGIAPFIRHFEDPRDAPPPTRAETREERLERKRREKMERRQVVVEGELKLWDPHNDANAQGDAFKTLFVARINYDTTESKLRREFEVYGPIKRIYIVYNKKTGKPRGYAFIEYEHERDMHSAYKHADGKKIDGRRVLVDVERGRTVKGWRPRRLGGGLGGTRRGGADVNIKHSGRDDTSRYDDRPIGSDRDRGERRERSRERDRDKERGERRRSRSRERRRRTRSRERERAAAGDEAGGSSRRRERERERGGAGAGESRERSRDRDRDRDRKRRSRSRDRKRDRERGKGAEGGEEGMGGLVDGMMPEGGDRGMEDPLGGEPGRGEEAGPEGEERGRDRDKDRERDRDRKRSHRDKDRERDRDRRRDRDRDRDHKRDRGDRDRGERREDRHISSSGDHEGLGNGGEEGEEPAPPQSEEGSQDGMRMMMMDQDSMQSGEGYASNENGYRMEAQGDEY, encoded by the exons ATGACTCAGTTTCTTCCACCGAACCTGTTGGCATTGTTTGCCCCGCGGGACCCGATACCGTTCCTGCCTCAACTAGGAAAGCTTCCTCACGAGAAACACCACAACCAGCCCTACTGCGGAATTGCTCCTTTTATCCGGCATTTTGAG GACCCCAGAGATGCCCCTCCACCCACAAGAGCAGAGACACGGGAGGAGAGACTGGAGAGGAAG AGAAGAGAGAAGATGGAGAGGAGGCAAGTTGTGGTTGAAGGAGAGCTGAAGCTAT GGGACCCACATAATGACGCTAATGCCCAAGGAGATGCGTTTAAGACCTTGTTTGTGGCTCGAATT AACTATGATACCACCGAATCCAAACTGCGGCGAGAGTTTGAGGTCTATGGTCCTATCAAACGG ATTTACATTGTGTACAACAAGAAAACTGGAAAACCGAGAGGCTATGCGTTCATTGAATACGAGCACGAGAGAGACATGCACT CTGCTTATAAGCATGCGGATGGCAAAAAGATTGATGGTCGTAGAGTGCTTGTTGATGTTGAAAGAGGAAGAACGGTAAAAGGATGGCGCCCCCGGCGACTTG GTGGGGGTCTTGGTGGCACAAGGCGAGGAGGCGCAGATGTCAACATTAAGCACTCTGGCAGAGACGACACATCTCGTTATGATGACCGACCAATTGGAAG TGATCGGGATCGTGGTGAACGCCGGGAACGCAGTCGGGAACGTGACCGAGACAAGGAACGCGGAGAACGCCGGCGTTCCCGGTCCAGAGAGAGACGTAGGCGCACCAGGTCCCGTGAGCGTGAGAGGGCCGCTGCAGGGGATGAAGCTGGGGGCAGCAGCCGACGACGAGAGAGGGAAAGAGAACGAggtggagctggagctggagaaAGCAGAGAGAGGAGTAGAGACCGGGATCGAGATAGAGACCGCAAGAGGAGGAGCAGGAGCAGGGATAGGAAGAGAGACAGGGAAAGAGGAAAGGGTGCAGAAGGAGGGGAGGAAGGCATGGGCGGCCTAGTTGATGGCATGATGCCTGAAGGTGGAGATAGGGGCATGGAGGACCCCTTGGGTGGTGAACCAGGGCGAGGTGAGGAGGCAGGGCCTGAAGGAGAGGAAAGGGGGAGGGATCGAGACAAAGACAGGGAAAGAGATCGTGATAGGAAGCGCAGCCATAGAGATAAAGATAGAGAAAGAGATCGGGACAGAAGGCGGGACAGGGATCGAGATCGTGACCATAAGCGTGACCGGGGTGATCGGGACCGTGGGGAGCGAAGGGAAGATCGTCACATTTCCTCCTCGGGAGATCATGAGGGTTTGGGTAATGGAGGGGAAGAGGGTGAAGAACCAGCACCGCCACAATCAGAAGAAGGTTCACAGGAtgggatgaggatgatgatgatggatcAGGATTCCATGCAGTCAGGAGAGGGCTATGCCTCCAATGAAAATGGGTACAGAATGGAGGCCCAGGGTGATGAGTACTGA
- the lin7b gene encoding protein lin-7 homolog B — MMSSYYHTGKEVDMAAMTEPLCLERDVCRVIELLDRLQRSGQLPPPKLQALQRVLQSKFCAAIREVYEQLYDTLDIVGGPEVRAQATAKATVAAFAASEGHAHPRVVELPKTDEGLGFNIMGGKEQNSPIYISRVIPGGVADRQGGLKRGDQLLSVNGVSVEGEHHEKAVELLKAAQGSVKLVVRYTPKVLEEMEARFEKMRSARRRQQHTSYSSLESRG, encoded by the exons ATGATGTCATCGTATTATCATACGGGGAAAGAGGTGGACATGGCGGCGATGACAGAACCGCTGTGCTTGGAAAGAG ATGTCTGCAGAGTGATTGAATTGTTGGACAGACTGCAAAGAAGTGGTCAGCTTCCTCCTCCCAAACTCCAGGCTCTCCAGAGAGTCCTTCAGAGCAAATTCTGTGCTGCCATCAGAGAG gtCTACGAGCAGCTTTATGATACGTTGGATATTGTCGGTGGCCCTGAGGTTCGAGCTCAAGCCACTGCCAag GCAACTGTAGCTGCATTTGCCGCAAGTGAAGGTCATGCACACCCAAGAGTGGTTGAACTCCCTAAAACAGATGAAGGGCTTGGGTTCAACATCATGGGGGGAAAAGAACAAAACTCTCCTATTTACATCTCCAGGGTCATTCCAGGGGGTGTTGCTGACCGACAGGGTGGCCTGAAGAGAGGAGATCAACTACTTTCTGTTAATGGAGTG AGTGTTGAAGGAGAACACCATGAGAAAGCTGTAGAGCTGCTGAAGGCTGCGCAGGGCTCGGTGAAGCTGGTAGTGCGTTACACCCCCAAAGTCCTAGAAGAGATGGAGGCCAGGTTTGAGAAGATGAGAAGTGCCAGAAGACGCCAGCAACACACCAGTTACTC GTCTTTGGAGTCCAGGGGTTAA